A window from Citrus sinensis cultivar Valencia sweet orange chromosome 3, DVS_A1.0, whole genome shotgun sequence encodes these proteins:
- the LOC127900952 gene encoding probable cytokinin riboside 5'-monophosphate phosphoribohydrolase LOGL10, producing MAASSSKQFKNICVLSGFHYGKYKEFVQAAVDLGRVIAERKLHLVYGGGERGLSRLVSEAVFTRGSQVLGIIPKPMKPLVCMSGPPIGEELVVSSMQERISEMMNHADAFIFLPGDLATFEALITFASWAHLNIHKKPIGLLNVNNFYDGLLTFINHAIKNHFVPHSVKKLFISASTANELLDLLQAYTPEPDPRTVALNWSTNDGNSNSSSNKKCDLDLTLRL from the coding sequence ATGGCAGCATCTTCgagtaaacaattcaaaaatatttgtgtgctttctgggttTCACTATGGAAAGTACAAAGAGTTTGTTCAGGCAGCtgtagatcttggtcgtgtcatagcagagaggaaactgcatcttgtatatggaggaggtgaacgagggttatcaagacttgtctcagaagctgtttttaccagaggaagccaagtactCGGCATTATCCCAAAACCCATGAAACCGCTTGTGTGCATGTCTGGCCCaccaattggagaagaattagtggtatcaagtatgcaagagagaatatctgaaatgatgaatcatgctgatgcttttattttcttgccaggagatcttgcaacttttgaggcactaattacatttgcatcttgggcccacttgaacattcataaaaaacccatcggtttgttaaatgttaataatttttatgacggcttgctaacttttattaaccatgcaataaagaatcattttgttccacattctgtaaaaaaactctttatctctgcttctactgctaatgagttacttgatcttttacaaGCTTATACACCAGAGCCAGATCCACGGACTGTTGCATTGAATTGGTCGactaatgatggtaacagtaacAGTAGCAGTAATAAGAAGTGCgatttagatttaactctccgtttgtaa